From Cheilinus undulatus linkage group 18, ASM1832078v1, whole genome shotgun sequence, the proteins below share one genomic window:
- the tedc1 gene encoding tubulin epsilon and delta complex protein 1 isoform X1, with product MSRTKAAVNVEVKRVISALCRLLADSGLDSVPAPETFRRAKFGGGPEVEVQFWGLLANMIQSAEIVSCESCSQLRREQKKLVAAGLWQTGYHADWMFGSEGGDVGEAGRCSSRELLLALGWLLAAGIMEKLVTRRVQQLDKTLVTPTHVNINFSSELQVDSPTLRKLQWLVGSLRHQNRILLSMQEERTRLLHAVLLAGLSSSPSSSDQSSAELREECVGLRRMCELLESYLNWKQVESIFWTWMDSVVDCHLTDPVVVERNTHTIKGRARVCHHQNLGLKKMEDMLLRLPTGQKGKRSSRGDAEVRQDGGGRLQAGSDFSSPPSLLASSLSHPSLHQAYRARFQSPGLIKPSRQPADGAWSDAGAPEELKASEVAQLLHRTEALLLERRNAQRLSNRMQLQEMFSRQDELVLISP from the exons ATGAGTCGGACTAAAGCCGCCGTGAATGTGGAGGTGAAGCGGGTGATCTCGGCTCTGTGCAGGCTGTTAGCCGACTCAGGCCTGGACTCAGTCCCAGCTCCAGAGACCTTCAGGCGGGCTAAATTTGGAGGAGGACCCGAGGTG GAGGTTCAGTTTTGGGGACTTCTGGCCAACATGATTCAATCAGCTGAAATTGTCTCCTGTGAATCTTGTTCACAGCTAAGAAGAG AGCAAAAGAAGCTGGTTGCTGCTGGTCTCTGGCAGACTGGTTACCATGCAGACTGGATGTTTGGGAGTGAGGGAGGAGACGTAGGTGAAGCAGGCCGATGTTCAAGCAGAGAGCTCCTCCTGGCTCTGGGCTGGCTGCTTGCTGCAGGAATAATGGAGAAACTGGTGACAAGAAGAGTGCAACAGCTGGACAAAACACTGGTCACACCTACACAT GTAAACATTAATTTTTCCAGTGAACTTCAGGTAGATTCACCAACTTTGAGGAAACTTCAGTGGCTCGTCGGCTCTCTGAGACATCAGAACCGGATCCTGCTGTCCATGCAAGAAGAGAGAACACGCTTGCTTCATGCT GTTTTACTTGCTGgactctcctcctctccatcctcctctgATCAAAGCTCAGCAGAACTGCGGGAG GAGTGTGTGGGTTTGCGGCGGATGTGTGAGCTCCTTGAATCTTATCTGAACTGGAAACAGGTGGAGAGCATCTTCTGGACCTGGATG gACAGTGTGGTGGACTGCCATCTGACAGATCCGGTTGTTGTTGAGAGGAACACACATACTATCAAAGGGAGGGCAAGAGTTTGTCACCATCAAAACCTTGGGCTCAAGAAAATGGAAGACATGCTTCTGAGACTGCCAACAGGACAG AAAGGAAAAAGGAGTAGCAGAGGGGATGCAGAAGTCAGACaagatggaggaggaagatTACAGGCTGGATCTGACTTCTCCTCACCGCCTAGTCTTCTTGCCTCCTCCCTCTCCCATCCCTCCCTTCATCAGGCCTACCGGGCCAGGTTTCAGTCACCAGGTTTGATCAAACCCAGCAGACAACCGGCAGACGGGGCCTGGAGTGATGCAGGAGCTCCAGAAGAGCTTAAAGCGTCTGAGGTCGCTCAGCTGCTCCATCGGACGGAGGCGCTGCTGCTGGAGAGGAGGAATGCACAGAGACTGAGCAACAGGATGCAGCTGCAGGAGATGTTCAGCAGACAGGACGAGCTGGTGTTGATATCACCATAA
- the tedc1 gene encoding tubulin epsilon and delta complex protein 1 isoform X2 codes for MSRTKAAVNVEVKRVISALCRLLADSGLDSVPAPETFRRAKFGGGPEVEVQFWGLLANMIQSAEIVSCESCSQLRREQKKLVAAGLWQTGYHADWMFGSEGGDVGEAGRCSSRELLLALGWLLAAGIMEKLVTRRVQQLDKTLVTPTHVNINFSSELQVDSPTLRKLQWLVGSLRHQNRILLSMQEERTRLLHAVLLAGLSSSPSSSDQSSAELREECVGLRRMCELLESYLNWKQVESIFWTWMKGKRSSRGDAEVRQDGGGRLQAGSDFSSPPSLLASSLSHPSLHQAYRARFQSPGLIKPSRQPADGAWSDAGAPEELKASEVAQLLHRTEALLLERRNAQRLSNRMQLQEMFSRQDELVLISP; via the exons ATGAGTCGGACTAAAGCCGCCGTGAATGTGGAGGTGAAGCGGGTGATCTCGGCTCTGTGCAGGCTGTTAGCCGACTCAGGCCTGGACTCAGTCCCAGCTCCAGAGACCTTCAGGCGGGCTAAATTTGGAGGAGGACCCGAGGTG GAGGTTCAGTTTTGGGGACTTCTGGCCAACATGATTCAATCAGCTGAAATTGTCTCCTGTGAATCTTGTTCACAGCTAAGAAGAG AGCAAAAGAAGCTGGTTGCTGCTGGTCTCTGGCAGACTGGTTACCATGCAGACTGGATGTTTGGGAGTGAGGGAGGAGACGTAGGTGAAGCAGGCCGATGTTCAAGCAGAGAGCTCCTCCTGGCTCTGGGCTGGCTGCTTGCTGCAGGAATAATGGAGAAACTGGTGACAAGAAGAGTGCAACAGCTGGACAAAACACTGGTCACACCTACACAT GTAAACATTAATTTTTCCAGTGAACTTCAGGTAGATTCACCAACTTTGAGGAAACTTCAGTGGCTCGTCGGCTCTCTGAGACATCAGAACCGGATCCTGCTGTCCATGCAAGAAGAGAGAACACGCTTGCTTCATGCT GTTTTACTTGCTGgactctcctcctctccatcctcctctgATCAAAGCTCAGCAGAACTGCGGGAG GAGTGTGTGGGTTTGCGGCGGATGTGTGAGCTCCTTGAATCTTATCTGAACTGGAAACAGGTGGAGAGCATCTTCTGGACCTGGATG AAAGGAAAAAGGAGTAGCAGAGGGGATGCAGAAGTCAGACaagatggaggaggaagatTACAGGCTGGATCTGACTTCTCCTCACCGCCTAGTCTTCTTGCCTCCTCCCTCTCCCATCCCTCCCTTCATCAGGCCTACCGGGCCAGGTTTCAGTCACCAGGTTTGATCAAACCCAGCAGACAACCGGCAGACGGGGCCTGGAGTGATGCAGGAGCTCCAGAAGAGCTTAAAGCGTCTGAGGTCGCTCAGCTGCTCCATCGGACGGAGGCGCTGCTGCTGGAGAGGAGGAATGCACAGAGACTGAGCAACAGGATGCAGCTGCAGGAGATGTTCAGCAGACAGGACGAGCTGGTGTTGATATCACCATAA
- the LOC121525978 gene encoding uncharacterized protein LOC121525978 yields the protein MRRDVALWCRTCTSCASKARPQKTPQAPMGTVRVGAPVEHIALDIMGPLNETERRNRYVLVIQDYFTKWVEAFPLPNDQAVTVADVLASEWVCRFGAPQTVHSDQVLNFESEVFQKMCMLFGIEKTHTTPFRLQSDGQVKRFNATLQKILATTAERCHWDWDLMIPYAVMAYRATRHSATGFTPNFMMFGRGVSELVDLVTGLPPDPETAPSAPEYVQQLCERLELAHQITRDALVESVQRAKRQYDKNCCCTHYQVGDPVWYLIKGTRKVKNKVRKFLPSYEGPFFILGQLDDLVYCIQKGPKTKVKVVHHDQLKLYRSRDPLDNSWALQHAQAWTPVEVSPPALDESAADQDLGLSGLFSNTTTEETSADTPPDRADEEASEHTPFDPAEEDNPDDIPPVPAGGAPATPDPVLSTSPDLDSSSAGDLQNSGGSAAELPRRVHRTPRARRQRRPPVWYGWDSDILAILLLLHLLPPTSRGRKKTAKISSAQAANRLVRFVKEGASLTTFLDKADARQPFLLCIVYHTDVGKAKESQRVKELRARLLPDS from the exons ATGAGAAGAGATGTGGCCCTCTGGTGCCGAACCTGCACCAGCTGTGCATCCAAAGCTAGGCCTCAAAAGACACCTCAGGCTCCCATGGGAACTGTCAGGGTGGGTGCCCCTGTGGAACACATTGCCCTGGACATCATGGGACCCCTAAATGAGACAGAGCGCAGAAACAGGTATGTGCTCGTAATACAGGACTATTTCACAAAATGGGTGGAGGCTTTCCCCCTACCTAACGATCAAGCGGTGACAGTGGCTGATGTGCTTGCCTCAGAGTGGGTGTGTCGCTTTGGAGCACCTCAAACAGTGCATAGTGACCAAGTTCTAAACTTCGAGTCTGAAGTGTTCCAGAAAATGTGCATGCTGTTTGGTATTGAGAAAACACACACCACACCTTTTCGACTGCAGTCAGACGGCCAAGTCAAAAGATTTAACGCTACGCTGCAAAAGATTCTGGCTACAACAGCTGAACGCTGTCATTGGGACTGGGACCTTATGATCCCCTACGCTGTCATGGCTTACAGAGCAACAAGGCACAGTGCCACTGGTTTCACCCCCAACTTCATGATGTTCGGCCGAGGGGTGAGCGAGCTGGTAGACCTAGTGACTGGCCTTCCCCCTGACCCTGAAAcagctccctctgctcctgaGTACGTCCAACAACTCTGTGAGCGGCTGGAGTTGGCCCATCAGATCACTAGAGATGCACTTGTAGAGTCAGTGCAACGTGCAAAGAGACAATATGACAAGAACTGTTGCTGCACTCACTATCAAGTTGGAGATCCTGTGTGGTATCTCATTAAAGGAACAAGGAAAGTCAAGAACAAAGTCAGGAAGTTTCTTCCATCATATGAAGGTCCATTCTTCATCCTAGGTCAGCTAGATGACCTTGTTTATTGTATCCAGAAAGGCCCTAAGACCAAAGTAAAAGTGGTTCATCATGACCAGCTTAAGCTCTACCGCAGCCGTGACCCCTTGGACAACTCCTGGGCTCTGCAACACGCTCAAGCCTGGACACCTGTGGAGGTGTCCCCTCCAGCGTTGGACGAGAGTGCTGCCGACCAGGACCTAGGGCTCTCTGGACTGTTCTCCAACACCACCACAGAGGAAACTTCAGCTGACACTCCACCAGACCGAGCCGACGAGGAGGCCTCAGAACATACTCCATTTGATCCAGCAGAGGAGGACAACCCTGACGACATTCCACCAGTTCCAGCAGGGGGTGCCCCCGCTACACCTGACCCAGTTCTCTCCACCTCTCCTGACCTGGACTCTTCCTCTGCTGGGGACCTGCAGAATAGTGGGGGTAGTGCAGCAGAGCTACCCCGTCGTGTTCATCGCACCCCAAGGGCCAGACGTCAACGAAGACCCCCGGTTTGGTATG GCTGGGATAGTGATATCTTGGCTATCCTGCTGCTGTTGCATCTCCTGCCCCCTACATCAAGAGGCCGCAAAAAAACAGCCAAGATCAGCTCAGCACAGGCTGCCAACCGTCTTGTTAGATTTGTTAAA GAAGGAGCCAGCCTCACTACATTTCTGGACAAAGCTGATGCAAGGCAGCCCTTTCTTCTCTGTATTg TTtatcacactgatgttggaaagGCAAAAGAGAGCCAAAGAGTCAAGGAATTAAGAGCGCGACTACTGCCAGATAGTTGA